The following DNA comes from Limnobacter sp. SAORIC-580.
CTCGCGACCTGTTCGATTTACTGCGAATTGTCCAGGAAATTTTTGCCAACAGCCTCAAACATGCCAAAGCCAGCAAGATTGAATTGAGTGTGCGATGGGATGAGGCCAACGACAAAGTGTTGCTGAACATCAGCGACAACGGTGTGGGCATGCCCCAGAACACACTGGGGCGCGGACGTGGTTTGGCACACATGAAAATTCGGGCCAAAGCCATTCGAATCGAGCTTTATACCGGGCGCAACAGCCAGGAACAAGGCGTGGCAGTGTTCATGGCCATTCCCAGAATGCGTAGAAAATAAGCAAGGCAGATGAGTCATTTTCGGCAGTAAACCGTGCCACCACCGGAGGAGCACTTCACTGAGTGCTCAAGCACCCGTTTCGGTATTCAGTTTATTCCACACCGCACGGCCGGCACGGCTGGTGTAGGGCTTGCCGATGCTGCCTGAAATCCACGCGCCAGTTTGCACCAGTTTGTGCATGTTCAGGCCAGTGTCGATGCCCATGCCTTGCAACAGGTAAACCACATCCTCGGTGGCCACGTTGCCGGTTGCACCTTTGGCATATGGGCACCCCCCCAACCCGGCGATCGAGCTGTGGAAGGTAGACACACCCAACTGCAAGGCGGCCAGAATATTGGCCAGAGCTTGCCCATAGGTGTCGTGAAAATGGCCCGCCACATTGTTCAAGCCCACGCTGTAACCCACAGCCTCGAAGACCTGGCTAACCCTCAGCGCGGTACCCACACCAATGGTGTCAGCCACGTCAAATTCCTGCACACCGATGTCGCGTAGACGCAAAGCCACTTCAGCTGCGTTTTGCACCGGTACCTCACCCTGATAAGGGCAACCCAGCGCGCAGGAAATAGAACCACGCAAGTGAATGTTATGGGCTTGGGCCAATGCAGCCACAGGTTTGAAACGCTCGATGCTTTCGGCAATGGTGCAATTGATATTTTTTTGCGTGAATGCTTCCGAGGCAGCAGTGAACACGACGGCCTCTTGCACGCCGGCTTCAATCGCAGCTTCCATGCCCTTGAGGTTAGGCACCAGGGCCGAGTACGACACAGTACGATCCTGTAGATCCGGCAGGGCTTGCAGGCCAGCCAACACATCCGCGCCATCGGCCATTTGCGGTACCCACTTGGGCGACACGAATGCGGCGGCTTCCAGCCTGTGAATGCCCGCCTCGATCAACTGTTTGCACAGTTCGACCTTGATGGCAGTAGAAATGGGTGTTTTCTCGTTTTGAAGGCCATCGCGTGGGCCAACCTCAACCAGAGTCACCTGCGAAGGAAGTTTGATCATGCTCATTTTGCCGTGTCGTCTTCTGAAAAATGAATCAACTCGGTGCCCTCGGTCACCTGGTCACCCACCGGGTGCGGAATGGCCTGCACCACACCATCGCAGGGCGAGTTCAGGGTGTGCTCCATTTTCATGGCTTCCAGGCCAATCAGGGGTTGGCCTTTCTTCACGGTGTCACCCACTTTTACAAGCACGGCGAACACCTTGCCCGGCATGGGCGCGGCCACACCATGTGCATCATGCCCTTGGTCAGCACGAATGTGCGCCGGGTTTTGCCATTGCAGGTTCACCTGTTCAGCGCCCACATGAATGCTGAGATTGTCGCCATGCCAGATCAAATCAAACGTGCTGCCTGCGTGTGGGCCAGTGTTGATACTGCCTTGGATTCGAGCCAAGCCACTTTGATTGCCCTGGCCTGTCAGTGTTGCAATCAAAGAAGTGCCCGAGCATTGAATAGTCGCCTGCTGCCCACTGACCAAGACATGCGTGTGCGTGGCCAAGGCAGTATCGCGGTTTGACCAGCGATCTTCCCGCAAGGGTGGTGCACTGGAATAGAAACCGTCGAGCTGGGCCATTGGGTCGGCGGTTCTTTGGCCTTGGGTGTGTTGATGCAAAGCCCAGCGCGCAAGACCGGCCATGGCATGCACAGTGTCAGGATCAATCGGGTTTGGTGTGTCAGTAGCAGTACTCATTCTGTCTATCAGCCCAGTGTCGTACCCACCTGCTGCGAATTCCGGATGCAGGCAAAGCCCGCGCAACCAGGCCAGGTTGTTTTTTACGCCGACACAGCGCAGCTGCGCCAATGCGTCAGCCAGTTTTTTTAATGCCGCATCGCGTGTGGGTGCCCAAGTAATCAGTTTGCCTACCATGGGGTCGTAATAAGGCGATACGGCCAAGCCAGAGCGCATGGAGGAGTCCAGACGAATTCCAGCTGTTCGGCCTGCGTGCGTACCGGTGCGAAACTCGATTGCATCGGGTGCTTCCCACAATTCAACGGTACCAATGGCAGGCAAAAACCCCTGCTCCGGGTTTTCGGCATACAGGCGCGCTTCAAACGCATGGCCGTCAATGTGAATGGTTTCCTGGGTCGCTGGCAAGGGCAAACCTGCCGCGATTTCAATTTGCCATTGAACCAGATCGAAACCGGTGATCATTTCAGTCACCGGGTGCTCCACCTGCAAGCGGGTGTTCATTTCCATGAAATAGAATTCGCCACGCGCATCCAGCAAAAACTCCACCGTGCCAGCGCCCACATAATTCACAGCCTTGGCCACTTGCACCGCTGTGCGCCCAAAGGCTTCACGCTGTTGCTCGGTGAGCCCGAATGCAGGTGCTTCCTCAATCACTTTTTGGTGGCGACGCTGTGCCGAGCAATCACGTTCAAACAGATGCACTACATTGCCGTGGGTGTCGGCAAACACCTGCACTTCCACATGGCGAGGCTGGATAATCTGTTTTTCGAGCATCACGGTGGCATCGCCAAATGCGTTTTTGGCCTCGCGCTGGCAACTTTCAAGTGCGGCTTGCAAGTCGCCTGCGTTACTGACAATTCGAATGCCCTTGCCACCACCGCCGGCCACCGCCTTGATCATCAGCGGAAAACCGATTCGCTCCGCTTCAGCCTGCAAAGTGGCCAGCGATTGATCGGCACCAAAGTAACCAGGAATGAGCGGTACACCCGCAGGCTGCACACAGGCCTTGGCCTCGCTTTTGCTGCCCATGATCCGAATGGCTTCTACACCCGGGCCAATGAAGGTGATGTGTGCCTCGGCACAAGCCTGCGCGAAGGCGGCATTCTCGGACAGAAAACCGTAGCCAGGGTGAATGGCCTGCGCGCCGGTTTGCCGGGCTGCTGCAATCACTTTGTCGATATTCAGGTAGCTTTGCGCAGCCTCGGGCTCGCCAAGGCACACCGCTTCATTGCATTCCTGCACATGCAGGGCCTGTGCGTCGGCCGTGGAATACACCGCCACGGTTTGAATACCCATGGCTTGCGCGGTGCGGTTAATTCGGCGGGCTATTTCGCCACGGTTGGCAATCAGTATTTTGGTGAACATTGTGTGAATAACCTTTTTAGCCAACCCACTTCGGTTTGCGTTTTTCCATGAAAGCCATCATGCCTTCGGCGGCTTCGGCACTGCCGCGCACTTCAGCAAGTCGTGCAGCCACATCGGCGTGTGTTTCATCGGCGGTGATGTCCATGCGTGACACATCGCGAACGAGTTTTTTGCACGCCGCCATGGCATCGGGGGCGCAACTGTCCAGCTCGGCAAGAATCGATTCCAGCTTCGCATCCAGTGTGTCGGGCGTGGTCAGCTCATGCACCATGCCCAACTCGTACGCTTTCTCAGCCGTGAATGTTTCGCCAGTGATGAAGTAACGGCGCGCAGCCTGCACACCCATGGCTTGAACCACATAGGGGCTGATGGTGGCGGGTATCAAACCACGCTTGACTTCCGGCAAGCTGAATTTCACATTGTTGCTGGCCACAATAATATCGCTGGCACTGACCAGGCCAGTGGCACCTGCCAGGCACAAGCCGTGCACACGCGCCACCACGGGCTTGGGGCATTCGGCAATGCCGCGGAACAGGCTGGTCAGGGTAATGCCGCTTTGCTGGTTGCTGGCGGCTTGCTGGGCCATTTGCATCATGTACCCAAGATCGGCTCCTGAGCAAAATGCATCGCCGTTCGCTGCCAACACAATGGCGCGGGTATCCGGGTCGTTTCCCAAACGCTGAAATGCTTCCACAAGCACAGCGATCATTTCGCCGTTCATGGCGTTTTTAATGTGCGGGCGGTTCAGCGTCAGCCACACGGATTTTCCCTTGCGGGCTTCAATCA
Coding sequences within:
- a CDS encoding ATP-binding protein, whose amino-acid sequence is MFTKILIANRGEIARRINRTAQAMGIQTVAVYSTADAQALHVQECNEAVCLGEPEAAQSYLNIDKVIAAARQTGAQAIHPGYGFLSENAAFAQACAEAHITFIGPGVEAIRIMGSKSEAKACVQPAGVPLIPGYFGADQSLATLQAEAERIGFPLMIKAVAGGGGKGIRIVSNAGDLQAALESCQREAKNAFGDATVMLEKQIIQPRHVEVQVFADTHGNVVHLFERDCSAQRRHQKVIEEAPAFGLTEQQREAFGRTAVQVAKAVNYVGAGTVEFLLDARGEFYFMEMNTRLQVEHPVTEMITGFDLVQWQIEIAAGLPLPATQETIHIDGHAFEARLYAENPEQGFLPAIGTVELWEAPDAIEFRTGTHAGRTAGIRLDSSMRSGLAVSPYYDPMVGKLITWAPTRDAALKKLADALAQLRCVGVKNNLAWLRGLCLHPEFAAGGYDTGLIDRMSTATDTPNPIDPDTVHAMAGLARWALHQHTQGQRTADPMAQLDGFYSSAPPLREDRWSNRDTALATHTHVLVSGQQATIQCSGTSLIATLTGQGNQSGLARIQGSINTGPHAGSTFDLIWHGDNLSIHVGAEQVNLQWQNPAHIRADQGHDAHGVAAPMPGKVFAVLVKVGDTVKKGQPLIGLEAMKMEHTLNSPCDGVVQAIPHPVGDQVTEGTELIHFSEDDTAK
- a CDS encoding enoyl-CoA hydratase-related protein yields the protein MTEQSNEKPVIEARKGKSVWLTLNRPHIKNAMNGEMIAVLVEAFQRLGNDPDTRAIVLAANGDAFCSGADLGYMMQMAQQAASNQQSGITLTSLFRGIAECPKPVVARVHGLCLAGATGLVSASDIIVASNNVKFSLPEVKRGLIPATISPYVVQAMGVQAARRYFITGETFTAEKAYELGMVHELTTPDTLDAKLESILAELDSCAPDAMAACKKLVRDVSRMDITADETHADVAARLAEVRGSAEAAEGMMAFMEKRKPKWVG
- a CDS encoding hydroxymethylglutaryl-CoA lyase, with product MKLPSQVTLVEVGPRDGLQNEKTPISTAIKVELCKQLIEAGIHRLEAAAFVSPKWVPQMADGADVLAGLQALPDLQDRTVSYSALVPNLKGMEAAIEAGVQEAVVFTAASEAFTQKNINCTIAESIERFKPVAALAQAHNIHLRGSISCALGCPYQGEVPVQNAAEVALRLRDIGVQEFDVADTIGVGTALRVSQVFEAVGYSVGLNNVAGHFHDTYGQALANILAALQLGVSTFHSSIAGLGGCPYAKGATGNVATEDVVYLLQGMGIDTGLNMHKLVQTGAWISGSIGKPYTSRAGRAVWNKLNTETGA